GGACATCGCGGATCACCGCGTCGGCCCGATCGAGCAGTCGCGTGGTCGGCATCTTCCCCAGCCGCCGCTCTTTCGCGAAGTCGTCGACCGCGATCGGCCGTTCCCGCAGCGGCAGGTGGGCCGACGGTGCGATCGCTATCCGATGGACCCTGGCAATCGCAGCGCCGGCGGCCCGGAGGTGGTCGACGCTGGCCCGCGCCGGCCAGGCACTCGATCCTTCGACGAGGGTCTCGACGCTGGCCGGCACGCCCGTGGTCCGGCCGTCCACGTCAGCGCCGAGAAGCCGCGGGGCCGGGAGGGAATGCCGCTCCGCCACGAGGAGCGCGGCGACGTTGGTGGCGATCATGTCGCCATCGATCCGCGGCGTCGGCGCCCGCAGCACCACCTCGACCGACCGCCTCGCCGACTCGACCCGGAGCAACCAGGGACCGTCGCCGGCGTGCAACGCCCGCACGCTCACGACCCCGGGCGGCACTGTCGACGCACGACGCGGCCCACTCGAGCGATCTACCCATCCGCCACAGGAAGCACCGTATATGGCTGGACACCAGCCCGGTGGTCCTTCATGGTCGGCGGATGGGTGAGGATGTGCGGGCCGCGTTCGAGGCCAACCTGGCCAGCGGTGACGACGTGGGCGCCTCGTTCGCGGTCACCGTCGACGGCGCGACGGTCATCGACCTATGGGCCGGTTTCGCCGACGCGGCCCGCACCCGCCCGTGGCAGGCCGACACGATCGTCGGCGTCTACTCCACCACGAAGACCATGACGGCGCTGACCGCGCTGCTGGTCGCCGACCGCGGCGAACTCGACTTCGCGGCGCCGGTGGCGCGCTACTGGCCGGAGTTCGCTGCCGCGGGCAAGCACGACGTGACGGTCGCACACCTGATGAGCCACTCGTCCGGCCTGTGCGGTTGGCGGGAGCCGATCACCGAGGACGACCTCTACGACTGGGACAAGGCGACCGCGCTGCTGGCCGCCCAGGAACCGTTCTGGAAACCCGGCACGGCGTCGGGCTATCACGGTCTGACCC
This genomic interval from Asanoa ferruginea contains the following:
- a CDS encoding phosphotransferase family protein, yielding MRALHAGDGPWLLRVESARRSVEVVLRAPTPRIDGDMIATNVAALLVAERHSLPAPRLLGADVDGRTTGVPASVETLVEGSSAWPARASVDHLRAAGAAIARVHRIAIAPSAHLPLRERPIAVDDFAKERRLGKMPTTRLLDRADAVIRDVRVTAGAPILVHGDVWPGNLVGQTLIDWKTADGAYWDAVAALNTPTECDPPEHTARRDEFLRAALARL